The Gemmatimonadota bacterium genomic sequence AGCCCTGGTCATCGTGGTTCAGCAGGGAACCGTGCTGAAGGAAGGCGCCCTCTTCGCGAAGCTGCGCAGAAGCCACCAACTTGCGCCCATCGACCACGAGTTCGTCGCGGGCTGGCAATTCAAAACAGGGCGCGGCGGCCGGGATCGGCATGCGTGACTGGGGAATGGCCGTCGTGGCGCCGATGCCCAGGAGCGCCAGGCTGCGCGCGAGGAGCGCTGCAATGGCGCGGTAGTCGTCGCGCAGGCCGACGTCCTCCCGCACCGGCGCGGCGACAGCGTACGTGAGTTCCCGGTGGTGCAGGATGGCGCGTCCCCCGGTCAGCCGACGGACCACGTCGACGCCGCGCGCCTCGCACCGTGCCAGGTCCCAGATCCCCTGCGCGGTCTGGTGGCGCCCAAGGGAAATGGTCGGTCGCGTCCAGGAATAGACCCGGATCGTCCGCCGGTGCGTTTCGCGAGCCCGCGCCAGGAGCGCCTCGTCAATCGCCATGTTGATGGCGCCAGGCAGTGGCGGGGTGACAAGGAGGTCCCAGGACACCGGGGAATCATAGCGCGGTGATCACGTTCCAGACCGGGAGTCCGCATCCAGGCCAACGTGAGGGCTTCGACACCACGTGCCGCACGCGGTAGCTTTCCCACGATTCGCCACCCGCCGCATTCATCCCACGATCCCGCGATGTCACTGCGCCACTACCTCACCGA encodes the following:
- a CDS encoding lipoate--protein ligase family protein gives rise to the protein MSWDLLVTPPLPGAINMAIDEALLARARETHRRTIRVYSWTRPTISLGRHQTAQGIWDLARCEARGVDVVRRLTGGRAILHHRELTYAVAAPVREDVGLRDDYRAIAALLARSLALLGIGATTAIPQSRMPIPAAAPCFELPARDELVVDGRKLVASAQLREEGAFLQHGSLLNHDDQGWLGELATIPMPTTPAATVHALLGRDLSAVEWSEAIAAAVPEVWQEVIVPVHVDACVPPDILDPLVARYRDPRWTWRR